The DNA window ACAGGGCCGTACCGCCGGAAAGCTCAGCGAAAAGCATCGGGCCACGTCCTTCCTTGGAACTGGGGCCAATCGTTGTCTGCCGACTGTCGATATCAGGGGCGCGGGGGTGGGGGAGCCGCCGCAAAGGCCTGTTGCGCAGCGGCGTATACGTCGCGCAGCGCGACGCTGTGCCGCGCCGCCAGCGCAGCGGCCGCGTCGAACTCAGGCGAAAACGACGCCTGTTGGCCGATCCAGGCCAACTTTCCGGCGACCTTGCCCCAGGGGGTCTCGACCTCGTGCGCGCTGCGGACCAGCTTGCGCCGGCTGGCCGTCCAGCGGCGAATGCCCAAGGTGCCCGTCTCGGCGAACAGGATGGCCTCGATGGCTTCGACCTGGGCCGCCGGGCAGAGCACGGTGAGCGTCGTGCCGGGCCGGTGTTTCTTCATTTGGATCGCCGTGGTGTAGACGTCCAGTGCACCTGCTTCCCAGAGCCGGGCGATGCACCAACCGATCATCTCGCCGCTGATATCGTCGAGATTGGTCTGGAGGACGACGATCTGATCCGTCGTACCCGACGGGTCGGCCACGGCATCGCCGGCCGCTTCGCCGATCAGCAGTCGCAAGATGTTGGCCTGCTCGGCGAAATCTTTCGTGCCGGCGCCATAGCCGATCTTTTCCACGCGCATGGCCGGCAGCGGGCCGAACGCGGCGGCGAGCGTCGCGACGATCGCGGCACCGGTCGGTGTGGTCAGCTCGCCGTCGACGCTCGAGGGTGCCAACGGCACGCCTTGAAGCAACTCGGCCGTGGCCGGGGCCGGCACGCTGCAACGACCGTGCGCGATTTCGATAAAGCCGGTGCCCGTCGGAACCGGCGCACATTCGACTCGATCGACGCCCAACTGCGTCCAGCCCATGGCCGC is part of the Pirellulales bacterium genome and encodes:
- the larC gene encoding nickel pincer cofactor biosynthesis protein LarC gives rise to the protein MRVAYLDCASGISGDMTLAALIDAGADLAAINAGIASLGLAGCRIVAQEVKRHGFRATHITVEHEPEHKHRHLHHIVDMIDKSQVPAAAQQLAKRIFTRLGEAEAKVHGTTIQKVHFHEVGAVDSIADIVGAAMGWTQLGVDRVECAPVPTGTGFIEIAHGRCSVPAPATAELLQGVPLAPSSVDGELTTPTGAAIVATLAAAFGPLPAMRVEKIGYGAGTKDFAEQANILRLLIGEAAGDAVADPSGTTDQIVVLQTNLDDISGEMIGWCIARLWEAGALDVYTTAIQMKKHRPGTTLTVLCPAAQVEAIEAILFAETGTLGIRRWTASRRKLVRSAHEVETPWGKVAGKLAWIGQQASFSPEFDAAAALAARHSVALRDVYAAAQQAFAAAPPPPRP